One window of Sphingobacteriales bacterium genomic DNA carries:
- the uvrA gene encoding excinuclease ABC subunit UvrA has protein sequence RKNDNEFRTRVADSIQTATNEGNGRCWIQVNGDEIKMFSNLLELDGIRFDEPVPDLFSFNSPYGACPVCGGFGDILGIDENKVIPNKNLSIYDHAVSCWEGEKMGKWREDFVRKAPKYGFRIFEPYKNLTEEEKNLLWDGNGDVEGIMDFVSMLEGNAYKIHYRILISRLKGRTTCRACKGTRLRKEASYVKILGKSIGELLNQPVSSVLAFMREVEIAFEGNKAARRLLTEINTRLGMMEKVGLGYLTLNRSSRTLSGGENQRIQLIYALGSNLTGSLYILDEPSIGLHPKDTHQLIEILKELKRLGNTIIVVEHDEEIIRSADEIIDLGPGAGTNGGQLVFQGNAGKAGNGFQGLTHAYLTGDMSVLIRKRRMDFDDFIEVREAVKHNLKSIDVSIPLHAMTVVTGVSGSGKTTLVSEVIYESLKPLADGLPPDFTGCTSISGSLNQIRHIEFVSQDSIDRSRRSNPATYLKVFDAIRELFASQNLARIKGFTPAHFSFNVEGGRCEECKGDGVINVEMQFLADMELICEECKGKRYKPDILEITYKEKNIDDVLNMTVAEASEFFSQHKNIVTGLEPLMMTGLDYLKLGQPTSSLSGGEAQRLKLAGFLSKAFRNVGHTLFIFDEPTTGLHWHDINKLMNAFEELLKNGHTLLIIEHQLDVIKDADYIIDLGPEGGEKGGYVVFQGKPEDILTVPNSHTARFLMNKLS, from the coding sequence AGGAAGAATGATAACGAGTTCAGAACCCGGGTGGCTGATTCAATACAGACGGCAACAAATGAAGGAAATGGCAGGTGCTGGATACAGGTAAACGGTGATGAAATAAAAATGTTTTCAAACCTGCTCGAACTCGATGGAATCAGGTTTGATGAACCGGTGCCTGATCTGTTTTCTTTCAACAGCCCTTATGGTGCCTGTCCGGTTTGCGGTGGCTTTGGCGATATTCTCGGTATCGATGAAAATAAAGTCATTCCCAATAAAAACCTGAGTATTTACGATCATGCAGTCAGTTGTTGGGAAGGGGAAAAAATGGGCAAATGGAGGGAAGATTTCGTCAGAAAAGCACCCAAATATGGGTTTCGCATTTTTGAGCCCTATAAAAACCTGACTGAAGAAGAAAAAAACCTGCTCTGGGATGGAAACGGGGATGTGGAAGGCATCATGGACTTTGTCTCCATGCTGGAAGGAAACGCTTATAAAATTCACTACCGTATTTTAATTTCACGTCTGAAAGGAAGAACTACCTGCAGGGCATGTAAGGGAACAAGGCTCAGAAAAGAAGCTTCTTATGTGAAAATTCTTGGTAAGTCAATCGGAGAATTACTGAACCAGCCTGTCAGCAGTGTTTTAGCTTTTATGAGAGAGGTGGAGATAGCTTTTGAAGGGAATAAAGCCGCACGTAGATTACTGACAGAAATCAATACCCGCCTCGGAATGATGGAAAAAGTCGGACTTGGCTATCTGACCCTCAACCGCTCTTCACGGACATTGAGCGGAGGAGAAAACCAGCGCATTCAGCTCATTTATGCCCTTGGAAGCAACCTGACCGGAAGTCTGTATATTCTGGATGAACCCAGCATCGGACTTCACCCGAAAGATACCCATCAACTGATTGAAATTCTGAAAGAACTGAAAAGACTTGGAAATACCATCATTGTCGTTGAACATGATGAAGAGATAATACGTTCGGCAGATGAAATCATTGATTTGGGCCCCGGAGCAGGTACGAATGGCGGTCAATTGGTTTTTCAGGGAAATGCCGGAAAAGCAGGCAATGGATTTCAGGGACTGACACATGCTTATCTGACCGGTGATATGTCTGTCCTCATCAGGAAAAGAAGAATGGATTTCGATGATTTTATTGAAGTCAGGGAAGCAGTAAAACACAATCTTAAAAGTATAGATGTATCCATTCCGCTTCATGCCATGACGGTGGTAACGGGTGTCAGTGGTTCAGGAAAAACAACGCTGGTCAGCGAGGTGATTTATGAAAGCCTCAAACCTTTAGCAGACGGGCTTCCCCCCGATTTTACCGGTTGTACTTCCATTTCAGGAAGCCTGAATCAGATCAGACACATTGAATTTGTCAGTCAGGACAGCATTGACCGTAGCCGGAGGTCAAATCCTGCCACTTATCTGAAAGTATTTGATGCCATCAGGGAGCTTTTTGCTTCGCAGAATTTAGCCAGAATTAAAGGATTTACCCCTGCTCATTTCTCCTTTAATGTGGAAGGCGGCAGGTGTGAGGAATGTAAGGGAGATGGCGTCATCAACGTTGAAATGCAGTTTCTGGCTGATATGGAACTGATTTGTGAGGAATGTAAAGGGAAAAGATATAAACCTGATATTCTGGAGATTACTTATAAGGAAAAGAATATTGATGATGTGCTGAACATGACTGTTGCCGAAGCAAGCGAATTTTTCAGCCAGCATAAAAATATCGTTACAGGACTTGAGCCTTTGATGATGACCGGATTGGATTATCTTAAACTCGGACAGCCAACTTCCAGCCTGAGCGGTGGTGAGGCACAACGCCTGAAACTGGCCGGTTTTCTTTCAAAAGCCTTTCGGAATGTTGGTCATACCTTGTTCATTTTTGATGAGCCCACCACCGGACTCCATTGGCACGACATCAACAAACTGATGAATGCCTTTGAAGAGCTTCTGAAAAATGGCCATACGTTGTTAATCATTGAACATCAGCTTGATGTAATTAAAGATGCTGACTATATTATTGATTTGGGGCCGGAAGGTGGTGAAAAAGGAGGTTATGTGGTTTTTCAGGGGAAACCGGAAGATATTTTAACTGTTCCAAATTCCCATACCGCCAGGTTTTTAATGAATAAATTAAGTTAA
- a CDS encoding HAD-IC family P-type ATPase produces the protein MSDKIKCFHCGDDCGKYPVFYDDKNFCCHGCKTVYDILKGNKLYKYYELESTPGIKTESIVQNEKFAYLDVEEIKKQLIEFQDDTYSKVSLNIPAIHCSSCIWLLENLNRIQPAVIQSQVNFTTKETVILFEHQRISLRQLVELLDSLGYTPHISLESISKGKSKPYNKMLLIKIGVAGFAFGNIMLFSMPYYIPGKELIEEPFRNFFTWLNLVLSLPVLFFCGFDYLRAGLKNLYYRFIDINLPIAIGMLAIFVQSVYETISQTGHGYYDSLSGLIFFLLIGKWYQDKTYRALSFERDYKSYFPAAVLKSDSSAENYIPVEKLAIGDLIIIRNQELIPADGQLQSENAMVDYSFVTGESKPVLISMGQQLFAGGKIIGNAVKVLINKEVQQSRLTELWNREDYKYTDRPPFIRLIDKVSRHFTVIVLAIAVLTAVYWLFVNPSLAIRAATAVLIVACPCALALSIPFGFGNSMRLFGKAGFFLKKSEVIEKIHQCDTFVFDKTGTLTDTSEGEVVYEGDELKDEEKKWIHALVRSSVHPLSRAIAFYLKEYYHPDIQVDDFKEIISSGISGRVETHKILVGSAAFTGAETSFSENAEVWISIDQQVKGKFRVGVKFRNGLKELAAELIPAFHIHIISGDNEHELPQLKKIFTENTHFAFHLSPVQKLEYIRKLQSEGKKVLMVGDGLNDAGALRESHVGISIADKVFHFSPACDAILEGNQFNKLLHFKRLSSKTLAVIRYSLLISFFYNMAGLYFAVRGMLSPVIAAVLMPASSVTVVAFVVFMTNVIVKRGLEKSGK, from the coding sequence GTGTCTGATAAAATTAAATGTTTTCATTGCGGGGATGATTGCGGCAAATACCCGGTGTTTTATGACGACAAGAATTTTTGTTGTCATGGGTGCAAAACAGTTTATGATATTCTGAAAGGAAATAAGCTGTATAAATATTATGAGCTTGAAAGCACCCCTGGAATCAAGACGGAAAGCATAGTTCAGAACGAAAAATTTGCCTATCTTGATGTAGAAGAAATCAAAAAACAGTTGATTGAATTTCAGGATGATACGTATTCAAAAGTGAGTTTAAACATTCCTGCCATTCACTGCAGTTCATGTATCTGGCTTCTCGAAAATCTCAATCGTATTCAGCCGGCTGTCATACAGTCGCAGGTTAATTTTACGACAAAGGAGACTGTCATTCTTTTTGAACATCAGAGAATCAGTCTTCGACAGCTTGTCGAACTGCTTGATTCTCTTGGATATACACCTCATATATCGCTGGAAAGTATCAGCAAAGGCAAAAGCAAACCGTATAACAAAATGTTGTTGATTAAGATAGGTGTGGCTGGATTTGCTTTTGGAAATATTATGCTTTTCAGCATGCCTTATTATATTCCCGGTAAAGAGCTGATTGAAGAGCCTTTCAGGAATTTCTTTACCTGGCTCAATCTTGTTCTTTCACTACCTGTATTGTTTTTCTGCGGTTTTGATTACCTGAGGGCAGGGCTGAAAAATCTCTACTACCGTTTTATCGACATCAATCTTCCTATTGCCATCGGGATGCTGGCTATTTTTGTTCAGAGTGTTTATGAAACCATATCGCAAACCGGTCATGGTTATTATGATAGCCTTTCAGGGTTAATATTTTTCCTGCTCATCGGGAAATGGTATCAGGACAAAACATACAGGGCACTATCCTTTGAAAGGGATTACAAAAGTTATTTTCCTGCTGCTGTCCTGAAATCGGATTCATCGGCTGAAAACTATATCCCTGTTGAAAAATTAGCCATTGGAGACCTGATTATCATCAGAAATCAGGAACTGATACCTGCTGACGGACAGTTGCAGTCGGAAAATGCTATGGTAGATTACAGTTTTGTAACCGGAGAATCAAAACCGGTATTGATCAGCATGGGACAGCAGTTATTTGCAGGGGGAAAAATTATTGGAAATGCTGTTAAAGTATTGATCAACAAAGAAGTACAACAAAGCAGACTCACCGAATTGTGGAACAGGGAGGATTATAAATATACCGACAGACCTCCTTTTATCCGGTTGATAGACAAGGTAAGCCGTCATTTTACAGTGATCGTCTTAGCTATTGCTGTCCTGACAGCGGTTTACTGGCTTTTTGTCAATCCTTCATTAGCCATCAGGGCTGCCACTGCTGTTTTGATTGTAGCCTGCCCATGTGCTCTGGCATTATCCATTCCTTTTGGATTTGGCAACAGCATGAGACTCTTTGGTAAAGCCGGTTTTTTTCTGAAAAAATCGGAAGTTATTGAAAAAATTCATCAGTGTGATACTTTTGTATTTGATAAAACAGGGACACTGACAGATACCAGTGAGGGTGAAGTTGTTTATGAGGGTGATGAATTAAAAGATGAGGAAAAAAAATGGATTCATGCTCTGGTCAGGAGCTCCGTGCATCCGCTTAGCCGTGCTATAGCTTTTTATTTAAAAGAATACTATCACCCTGATATACAGGTAGATGATTTTAAGGAGATTATTTCTTCCGGTATTTCCGGAAGGGTTGAAACCCATAAAATTTTAGTCGGATCAGCAGCATTTACCGGAGCAGAAACATCCTTTTCCGAAAATGCTGAAGTCTGGATTTCAATTGATCAGCAGGTTAAGGGGAAATTCAGGGTAGGTGTGAAATTCAGGAATGGGTTGAAAGAGCTGGCTGCCGAGCTGATTCCTGCCTTTCATATTCACATCATATCGGGCGATAATGAGCATGAACTTCCTCAGTTAAAGAAGATTTTCACTGAAAACACTCATTTTGCTTTTCATCTTTCACCGGTGCAAAAGCTGGAATATATCAGAAAACTTCAGTCGGAAGGGAAAAAGGTACTGATGGTGGGCGATGGGCTGAACGATGCCGGAGCCTTGCGCGAAAGTCATGTAGGCATCAGTATTGCTGATAAGGTTTTCCACTTTTCACCTGCCTGTGATGCCATTCTGGAAGGTAATCAGTTCAATAAATTGCTCCATTTTAAAAGATTATCATCCAAAACGCTTGCTGTCATCCGTTATAGTCTGCTCATCTCTTTCTTTTATAACATGGCCGGGTTGTATTTTGCCGTCCGTGGCATGCTTTCCCCTGTCATTGCTGCCGTTTTAATGCCGGCCAGCTCAGTGACGGTTGTTGCTTTTGTGGTTTTTATGACCAATGTCATTGTGAAAAGGGGACTTGAAAAGAGTGGCAAATAA
- a CDS encoding NADP-dependent malic enzyme — translation MAKQFTIQEALDYHSLGRPGKIEVVPTKSTCCQKDLSLAYTPGVAEPCMEIYRNPDDVYKYTAKGNLVAVISDGTAVLGLGDIGPLAGKPVMEGKGLLFKIFSDIDVFDIEIDTKDPDKFVEACKLIAPTFGGINLEDIKAPECFYIEERLKSELQIPVMHDDQHGTAIISGAALINAVEIVKKDLSKVRVVFNGAGASAISCAKHYVALGIKKENIIMLDSKGVLRKDRDDLNKYKQEFATDINVRTLEEAIRDADIFVGLSKGNVLTQDMIRSMAFDPIIFAMANPVPEISYEDAISARKSLIIATGRSDYPNQVNNVLGFPFIFRGALDVRATCINDQMKVAATYALAELAKMPVPEEVNIAYNVKNLSFGREYIIPKPFDPRLISYVSAAVAKAAMDSGVARNPITDFEQYQDELSRRIGKKSSFIRQIRSKARQNPKRVVFAEADNYKILKAAEIVYNDNVAVPILLGNKDKIKKLIEEFRIDLPQEVEIIDPRSPEESERRKQFAQMYYEKRQRRGISLAMAKDRLRHRNYFGPFLVETGFADAMISGLTTPYPDTIRPALEIIGKKDDCRLVSGMYIMVTQKGPVFFADTTINMNPSAEDIVEITLQTVKRVKMYNIEPRVAILSYSNFGSNKGKIPQVTREAVEILHRDYPDLIVDGEMQANFAVNNELLKEHFPFSKLVDAPANTLIFPYLTAGNIAYKLVQEMSQSEAIGPVVNGLKKSVHILQLGSSVNEIVNMVQIAVIDANNNE, via the coding sequence ATGGCAAAACAATTCACAATTCAGGAGGCTTTGGATTATCATTCCCTGGGAAGGCCCGGAAAAATAGAGGTTGTCCCCACAAAGTCCACCTGCTGTCAGAAAGACCTTTCTCTCGCATATACACCTGGTGTGGCAGAACCGTGCATGGAAATATACCGCAACCCCGATGATGTATATAAATACACGGCAAAGGGAAATCTGGTAGCTGTCATCTCAGATGGTACAGCAGTTTTAGGGCTTGGCGATATCGGTCCTCTGGCAGGAAAACCTGTCATGGAGGGCAAAGGCCTTCTCTTTAAAATATTTTCTGACATTGATGTATTTGATATTGAGATTGATACGAAAGACCCCGATAAATTTGTCGAGGCATGTAAGCTGATAGCTCCTACTTTCGGAGGTATTAATCTTGAAGACATCAAAGCCCCTGAATGTTTTTATATTGAAGAAAGGCTGAAGAGCGAGTTACAGATACCTGTCATGCATGACGATCAGCATGGCACTGCCATTATTTCCGGAGCAGCTTTAATCAATGCTGTTGAGATTGTAAAAAAGGATCTTTCAAAAGTGAGAGTTGTATTCAACGGAGCTGGAGCAAGTGCAATTTCCTGTGCAAAACATTATGTGGCTCTGGGCATAAAAAAAGAGAACATCATCATGCTCGACAGCAAGGGAGTTTTGAGAAAAGACAGGGATGACCTGAATAAATATAAGCAGGAATTTGCTACTGACATTAACGTCCGGACGCTTGAGGAAGCTATCAGGGATGCTGATATTTTTGTTGGATTGTCGAAAGGGAATGTGCTTACTCAGGATATGATACGTTCAATGGCTTTCGATCCGATTATATTTGCCATGGCGAATCCGGTTCCGGAAATTTCTTATGAAGATGCTATTTCTGCACGAAAATCACTCATCATTGCCACCGGACGTTCCGACTATCCCAATCAGGTGAACAATGTACTTGGGTTCCCGTTTATTTTCCGTGGTGCTTTGGATGTAAGGGCAACCTGCATCAACGACCAGATGAAAGTGGCTGCTACTTATGCACTGGCTGAGCTGGCCAAAATGCCTGTTCCTGAAGAAGTCAATATTGCCTACAATGTTAAAAATCTTTCTTTTGGAAGAGAATACATCATACCAAAACCGTTTGATCCAAGGTTGATCAGCTATGTTTCGGCTGCTGTGGCTAAAGCTGCTATGGACAGTGGAGTGGCACGTAACCCTATTACTGATTTTGAACAATATCAGGATGAGTTGTCGAGAAGGATAGGAAAGAAGAGCAGTTTTATCAGGCAGATACGCTCAAAAGCACGTCAGAATCCCAAACGGGTAGTATTTGCCGAAGCCGATAACTATAAAATTCTGAAAGCAGCTGAGATTGTTTATAATGATAACGTGGCTGTTCCTATCTTGCTTGGTAACAAGGATAAAATTAAGAAACTTATTGAAGAATTCAGGATCGACCTGCCGCAGGAAGTTGAAATTATTGATCCGCGTTCACCGGAAGAATCGGAAAGAAGGAAACAGTTTGCTCAGATGTATTACGAAAAGCGTCAGCGGAGGGGGATTTCTCTGGCAATGGCGAAAGACAGATTACGCCACCGCAACTATTTCGGTCCGTTTCTGGTCGAAACAGGTTTTGCTGATGCCATGATCAGCGGTCTGACTACGCCTTATCCTGATACCATTCGTCCGGCTCTTGAAATTATCGGGAAAAAAGACGACTGCCGCCTGGTTTCCGGAATGTATATCATGGTTACACAAAAAGGCCCTGTATTCTTTGCCGATACAACCATCAACATGAATCCTTCCGCTGAAGATATTGTTGAAATAACACTTCAAACGGTCAAACGCGTGAAGATGTATAACATTGAACCGAGGGTTGCCATCCTGAGTTATTCCAATTTCGGCTCCAACAAAGGAAAAATCCCTCAGGTTACCCGCGAGGCAGTTGAAATATTACACAGAGACTATCCTGATTTAATAGTAGATGGTGAAATGCAGGCCAATTTTGCAGTTAACAATGAATTGCTGAAAGAACATTTTCCATTTTCAAAACTGGTGGATGCTCCGGCCAATACCTTGATTTTTCCATATCTGACAGCCGGAAATATTGCCTACAAACTTGTTCAGGAAATGAGCCAGAGCGAAGCCATAGGCCCCGTAGTCAATGGCCTCAAAAAGTCGGTTCATATTTTGCAATTAGGCAGCTCTGTTAATGAAATTGTCAATATGGTTCAGATTGCTGTCATTGATGCCAACAACAACGAATAG
- the ruvA gene encoding Holliday junction branch migration protein RuvA, whose product MYEYIKGQIISLTPAYVVIETGDIGYKINISLNTYEALTSLKECTLLLHLAIKEDAHILYGFSTAEERDLFRDLISVSGIGGGTAMVVLSSLKTNEIINAIISGNVSLLKSIKGIGPKTAQRMIVELQDSMKKTGKDLFSPLVFTDEVFDEAVSALVMLGYKKAEAEKSVTKIIRENKQKLTAEEIIKLSLKGL is encoded by the coding sequence ATGTACGAATATATTAAGGGACAAATCATTTCACTTACACCGGCTTATGTAGTCATTGAAACCGGAGATATCGGTTATAAAATCAATATTTCCTTAAATACTTACGAAGCCTTAACCTCCTTAAAAGAATGTACGCTTCTGCTTCATCTGGCCATCAAAGAGGATGCACATATTTTATATGGCTTTTCAACCGCAGAAGAGCGAGATTTGTTCCGCGACCTGATTTCTGTTTCCGGTATTGGTGGTGGCACGGCAATGGTGGTCCTTTCTTCCCTGAAAACAAATGAAATTATCAATGCAATAATAAGCGGTAATGTATCGTTGTTAAAATCTATTAAAGGTATTGGCCCCAAAACAGCCCAGAGAATGATTGTTGAACTTCAGGATTCGATGAAAAAAACAGGGAAAGACTTGTTTTCACCCCTTGTGTTTACGGATGAAGTATTTGATGAAGCCGTCAGTGCCCTGGTGATGCTGGGTTACAAAAAAGCAGAAGCCGAAAAATCGGTAACTAAAATAATCAGAGAAAACAAACAAAAACTAACAGCTGAGGAGATTATCAAACTATCATTAAAAGGATTGTAA